The Castanea sativa cultivar Marrone di Chiusa Pesio chromosome 11, ASM4071231v1 genome contains a region encoding:
- the LOC142617037 gene encoding uncharacterized protein LOC142617037, which produces MAVKLDISKAYDQVEWNFLCQMMIRLGFDERWVELAMEIVRIATYSILINGEPKDFVQPSRDDCLLFCEASVEECHRLLDILGRYEAASGQVINRQKTSLFFSRNTKPKVKDAIKNLLGARIMNDCEKYLGLPMMGGKSKVAAFKELQERITKRVMGWKEKFISKAGREILIKTIA; this is translated from the exons ATGGCGGTGAAGCTAGACATTAGTAAAGCTTATGACCAGGTGGAGTGGAATTTTCTTTGTCAAATGATGATTAGGTTGGGATTTGATGAAAGGTGGGTCGAACTGGCCATGGAAATAGTGAGAATAGCCACGTATTCCATTTTGATTAATGGGGAGCCGAAGGATTTTGTCCAGCCATCAAGAG ATGATTGCTTGTTATTCTGTGAAGCATCAGTGGAGGAGTGTCATCGACTCCTAGACATATTGGGTAGATATGAGGCTGCCTCAGGTCAAGTAATTAATAGACAAAAGacatctctattttttagtAGAAATACTAAACCGAAGGTGAAAGATGCTATAAAGAATTTGTTGGGTGCAAGGATTATGAATGACTGTGAGAAATATCTTGGGCTACCAATGATGGGGGGGAAATCAAAGGTAGCTGCTTTTAAAGAGCTGCAGGAACGAATAACCAAGAGGGTTATggggtggaaggaaaaattcATCTCAAAAGCCGGGAGGGAGATTTTGATCAAGACAATTGCCTAA